The region CAAATCCCGAAATTTCATCTTTAAGCCGCAGTCAGCACCAATCGCAGGGTTTTGGCAGTACCGGTTCGCGCGGTCGGCAAATGGAATATTTAGAACCAATTAAAGGGGATACCATACGCTCACAAGATATTTTTAAGGGCATAGATACATCCTGGAAAAAATTAAAAGACGGCGCTAAAATTGGTGAAATTCTAAATGAAGTTGAAGAAAATTACAGTTTTACAGATCCTGCAGCAAGTATACCCAAACTCCTTGAGGCCTATAAATTAATACAGAAATTACCAAATGAGCATTGGCGGGAATTAAAGACAAAAGAAATTAAAAATATTATTTACGCCAGCACAGGCTTATTTTTGGAAGCAGTAGCATCACAAGCTTCAGCTACGCCAAAAGATAGCGTATCAATAAACCTGGAAGCTATTAACCGAAGTGATTTCCCCGTAAGCTTAAGTTCTGTAGAACTAAGTCCGAATAATTCTAAAATTAAGGCAGAAGCAGAACTGAAAAATAATGAAGACTGGCAAAATGAAATAGTTTTAAAAGTTCCAAAAGAAACGCCTTATACTACTCCATATTGGTTAGAAGAAGAGTCTAATAACGGAATGTATATTGTAAAAAATAGGGAACTAATTGGCCTACCGGAAACACCAATGCTTACCAAAGCTATTTTTCATCTTAAATTTAGTGAGGTTTCCCTAAGCTTTGAAAAACCTATAATTTATAAATATAACGATGCGGTTTTTGGCGAAACCTACCAGCCTTTTGAGATTATTCCTGAAATTTCCCTCGCTTTTGAAGACGATGTCATCATTTTTGAAAATGAGAAATCTAAAAAAGTTTCAGTAAAACTTACCTCCGGAAAAGCGAATGTGCAGGGAGAAATTAGCCTTTCAGCAGGCAAAAATTGGAACATTAAACCAGATAATCATAAATTCCAGCTTCAGCAAAAAGGTAGTTCAGTAACGGTCACTTTTGAGGTTAATCCTCCTAAAGATCAGGAGGAAACTTTTATTATTCCAACCGCAACGATAAATGGAGAGGAATTTTCAGAAAAACTCATCAGTATAGATTACAAACACATTCCGAAGCAAAACCTGGTAGTTCCTTCAAAATTAAAAGTTGCGAGATTAGAACTCGAGAGAAAAGGAGAACTTATTGGTTATATAGAAGGCGCTGGCGATGTGGTTCCAGAAAGTCTTGAGCAAATTGGATATCGAGTTAACAAATTAAATGTGGCTTCAATTTCACAGGCTTCACTGCAAAAATATGATGCCGTGGTACTGGGAATTCGTGCGTTAAATACGGTGGATGCACTAAAATTTAAGCAACAGGCGCTTTTTGATTATGTGAAGAATGGCGGGAATCTCATCGTGCAATACAATACCAATCGCGGATTGGTGACTGAAAATACTTCTCCTTTTCCGCTGGAATTGTCTCGAGACAGAGTAACCGATGAAACCGCCGAGGTTCGGTTTTTAGCTGAAGAGCATCCAATTTTAAATTCACCCAATAAAATCACCGAAAAAGATTTTGAAAATTGGGTGCAGGAACGTGGACTTTATTTTCCCGATTCCTGGAGTGAAGAATTTACGCCAATTCTATCTATGAACGATAAAAATGAAACTCCCAAAAATGGAAGTTTAATGGTCGCAAAATATGGAGAAGGATATTTTATTTACACCGGTTTAAGCTTCTTTAGGCAGTTTCCAGTAGGAGTTCCCGGTGCTTACAGGCTTTTCGCTAATATGATTTCAATAGGAAAACAATGAAGGAACCCGAAAAATTTACCTGGAAGAAATCATATACTTTCGTTCTTTTAGCCAACGCAGCTTACATAATTGTGTTTTATTTTATAATGTCCCAATTCACCTAATATGCAATTAATAGACTGGATTGTACTTCTTGGTACGCTTGCTTTTATAGTTACCTACGGTGTTTACAAAACCCGAAATAACAAGGGCGCACAAGATTATATTCGCGGTGGTAGTGAAACCCGTTGGTGGACAATTGGGCTTTCTACAATGGCAACTCAAGCCAGTGCCATCACATTTCTTTCTACACCAGGCCAGGCTTTTCACGATGGGATGGGTTTTGTACAATTCTATTTTGGGCTACCCATTGCTATGGTGGTTATTTGTATGTTTTTTATTCCCATTTATCGCAGGCTCAACGTTTATACCGCCTACGAATATTTGGAATCCAGGTTCGATAGAAAAACCAGGACATTAACTGCAGTCCTATTTTTAATTCAGCGTGGTCTCGCAGCGGGCTTAACTATTTTTGCCCCGGCCATTATCCTTTCGGCTGTTTTAGGCTGGAACCTCTCTGGGTTAACAATTCTTATTGGTTCTTTAGTTATTATTTACACGGTTGCCGGCGGAACAAAAGCCGTGAGTGTAACGCACAAGCAACAAATGGCAGTAATCCTTACCGGCATGTTTGCCGCATTTTTTATTATTTTAAGCTATTTACCCGAAAATATAAATTTTAGCAACGCGCTTGAAATTGCCGGCGCCAGCGGAAAAATGGATATTCTGGATTTCTCTTTTGATTTTGAAAACCGATATACTTTTTGGAGCGGAATTATTGGGGGTAGTTTTTTGGCCCTATCCTATTTTGGGACAGATCAAAGCCAGGTACAGCGTTATTTAAGCGGAAGATCGGTTAACGAAAGTAGAATGGGAATGATTATGAACGGAATGCTTAAAGTGCCGTTACAGTTCTTTATTTTGCTCGTAGGGGTCCTGGTTTTTGTATTCTACCAATTTAACAACGCCCCTTTAAATTTTAATCCTGCTGCTACTGAAACTGTTTTGAATTCCGATTACGGACATCAATATGAAGATTTAATGCTGGAGCACGATGCGATACAACAAGAAAAACAGAATCTACATTTACAATTTGCCGAAAACAATAATTTCACCCCAGAAAATAATTCAACTTATCGCGAAAACCTCGCCACTTTAAATGCTTCAGAAAATGAAACCCGGCAAAAAGCAAGGAAGTTAATAGACGCATCAGACAAAGATGCGGAGAGCAACGATAAAGATTATGTATTTATCCATTTTATACTAAATAATCTTCCGCGCGGTTTAATCGGTTTATTACTGGCGGTAATCTTATCTGCAGCAATGTCTTCTACCGCTTCCGAATTAAATGCGCTATCCTCAACAACTTCAATAGACCTATACAAAAGAAGCAGAAAAACTGAAATGTCTGATGAACA is a window of Salegentibacter salegens DNA encoding:
- a CDS encoding sodium:solute symporter → MQLIDWIVLLGTLAFIVTYGVYKTRNNKGAQDYIRGGSETRWWTIGLSTMATQASAITFLSTPGQAFHDGMGFVQFYFGLPIAMVVICMFFIPIYRRLNVYTAYEYLESRFDRKTRTLTAVLFLIQRGLAAGLTIFAPAIILSAVLGWNLSGLTILIGSLVIIYTVAGGTKAVSVTHKQQMAVILTGMFAAFFIILSYLPENINFSNALEIAGASGKMDILDFSFDFENRYTFWSGIIGGSFLALSYFGTDQSQVQRYLSGRSVNESRMGMIMNGMLKVPLQFFILLVGVLVFVFYQFNNAPLNFNPAATETVLNSDYGHQYEDLMLEHDAIQQEKQNLHLQFAENNNFTPENNSTYRENLATLNASENETRQKARKLIDASDKDAESNDKDYVFIHFILNNLPRGLIGLLLAVILSAAMSSTASELNALSSTTSIDLYKRSRKTEMSDEHYVKASKWFTLLWGAIAIAFASFANLFDNLIQLVNIIGSIFYGNVLGIFLLAFFIKIVNSNSVFVAAIITQIIIIILYKFDVMPYLWLNLAGCLLVMALALILELFIKTPEHKIKRST
- a CDS encoding PIG-L family deacetylase, encoding MRKLFSLLFCFFLLSLHAQEPEKLNATEIFQEIKKLNFLGSVLYIGAHPDDENTRLISYFSNEKNARTAYLSLTRGDGGQNLIGPELREQLGLIRTQELLAARRIDGGEQFFTRANDFGYSKTPEETLEIWDKEKVLSDVVWIIRNFKPDVIINRFDHRTAGSTHGHHTSSALLSLEAFDAAANSNKFPDQLNFTETHQTKRAYFNTSPWFYGGEEAFQEASKDRFISFDTGVYFPLLGLSNPEISSLSRSQHQSQGFGSTGSRGRQMEYLEPIKGDTIRSQDIFKGIDTSWKKLKDGAKIGEILNEVEENYSFTDPAASIPKLLEAYKLIQKLPNEHWRELKTKEIKNIIYASTGLFLEAVASQASATPKDSVSINLEAINRSDFPVSLSSVELSPNNSKIKAEAELKNNEDWQNEIVLKVPKETPYTTPYWLEEESNNGMYIVKNRELIGLPETPMLTKAIFHLKFSEVSLSFEKPIIYKYNDAVFGETYQPFEIIPEISLAFEDDVIIFENEKSKKVSVKLTSGKANVQGEISLSAGKNWNIKPDNHKFQLQQKGSSVTVTFEVNPPKDQEETFIIPTATINGEEFSEKLISIDYKHIPKQNLVVPSKLKVARLELERKGELIGYIEGAGDVVPESLEQIGYRVNKLNVASISQASLQKYDAVVLGIRALNTVDALKFKQQALFDYVKNGGNLIVQYNTNRGLVTENTSPFPLELSRDRVTDETAEVRFLAEEHPILNSPNKITEKDFENWVQERGLYFPDSWSEEFTPILSMNDKNETPKNGSLMVAKYGEGYFIYTGLSFFRQFPVGVPGAYRLFANMISIGKQ